The Methylocaldum marinum genome includes the window CAATGCGCTGAAGGCGAAGAGCAGCAGCTTATTGAACTTATTATCCACGTATAAACAAAGACTGGACGAGCTCAACCACATCGAAGTCGGGTATTACCGGCTGAAACAGGAAGTCGATGTGAATCGGCAAAACTATCAGTTCTACCTCGGTAAGTTCGCGGAATCCCGGATATCCAACGCCATGGACAAGGAGCGAATTACCAATGTGAGCCTGATCGATCCGGCACGGCCGCCCTCCAAACCGGTGAGTCCCAAGATTCTTTTGAACCTTGTGCTATCGATTTTTCTCGGAGGCGTGGGAAGCCTTGCCCTGGCTTACGGGATGGAATATTTCGATACCCGATTGGAGAAACCGGAGGACGTCGAAGCTCATTTGAAATTACCCGTTTTGGCGTCGATCGCGGAGTTCAGCTCGAGCGGCAAATAAGCTCGTCCGGCGTCATTTTTTTGAAAATCCGGGTTGCGACTCGTTTCACCTCGTTTTTGGGAGAGAGACCTTGACAGGGATGTTAAATGCGCAGGACATCGTCCGGCGCGCGAATCAACCAGCCGACGTACCGATCGATTTCTACGTGGAGGCAAGCCTTAAGCACGAATCCCCGGTCTTTCGATCACCGGCACAGTATGAAATCCTGAAGAGCAAGCTCTTGACTCTACCGCCGGGCGAGGCTGTCAGGACTGTGCTGCTCGTGGGCTCTGCGGCCGGCGACGGCGTTTCGACCACCGCCATGAATCTGGCCGGGGTGATGGCCCGCGACTCGCAACGCAAGGTCGTTTTGCTGGATACGAATCTCGCTTCTCCGGGCCTGAATGACTTCATCCAGTCCGAACCGGTTCTGGGATTGACGGATATCGTTTACGACAATCTCGAACAGGTCCCTTTCCTCAAACTCGGTTCCGACAATCTTTATGCTCTCCCTGTCGGCCGGAAACGGATGAATCCCATCGAGTTGTTTCAATCCGACAAGTTCGATCGTCTTTTGAGTCTGGTTCGAAATCGCTTCGACTATGTCTTTCTGGATGCGCCGCCGGTTCTTGGCTTTCCGGAAAGCCTCATGCTCTCCGCTAGAGTCGATGCCGTCATTTTGGTGGTTCGTTCCGGTTCCACCCGCGTCGAAGTGGCGGTCAAGGCGAGAAAAACACTCGAGGCCGCCGGCGCCAAACTATTGGGCGTTGTAGTCAACCGGCGGCGATACCACATTCCGGACCGGATATACCGGTTTCTGTTCAAGCGGTCATAATGCATCGGCGACTTCCGGCTTGAATCGGTGCCGAAGTCTCGCCGATCCGAGTCGGCATCAAGGATCATAAGCGAACGAGGATAAAGCATGGCTTCGAGCGATGAAGTTTCTCGTCT containing:
- a CDS encoding CpsD/CapB family tyrosine-protein kinase, which encodes MTGMLNAQDIVRRANQPADVPIDFYVEASLKHESPVFRSPAQYEILKSKLLTLPPGEAVRTVLLVGSAAGDGVSTTAMNLAGVMARDSQRKVVLLDTNLASPGLNDFIQSEPVLGLTDIVYDNLEQVPFLKLGSDNLYALPVGRKRMNPIELFQSDKFDRLLSLVRNRFDYVFLDAPPVLGFPESLMLSARVDAVILVVRSGSTRVEVAVKARKTLEAAGAKLLGVVVNRRRYHIPDRIYRFLFKRS